A window of the Streptomyces finlayi genome harbors these coding sequences:
- the ribD gene encoding bifunctional diaminohydroxyphosphoribosylaminopyrimidine deaminase/5-amino-6-(5-phosphoribosylamino)uracil reductase RibD, giving the protein MDTAADITAMRRAITLAARGLGSTSPNPVVGCVILDAAGAPAGEGFHRRAGGPHAEVHALREAGGRARGGTAYVTLEPCNHTGRTGPCAQALTEAGVSRVVYAVGDPNPQATGGADTLRAAGIETTQGLLADEAEAGNAAWLTSVRLGRPYVLWKYAATLDGRIAAADATSRWITSPEARADVHRLRAEADAVIVGSGTARTDDPQLGVRGIEGARQPLRVVVDTAATAVRPGARVLDGTAPTLIAVAEDAGTAHLPSETVLRLPRAANGPGLDIGALLDALYARGIRSVLLEGGPVLAGAFVAAGSVDKVVGYLAPVLLGAGPAALADAGISTISRALRLEVTETERIGPDLRITAVPVPARKGN; this is encoded by the coding sequence CCGATATCACCGCCATGCGGCGAGCGATCACGCTCGCAGCCCGCGGTCTCGGCTCCACCAGCCCCAACCCGGTCGTCGGATGCGTCATTCTCGACGCCGCCGGTGCGCCGGCAGGCGAAGGCTTCCACCGGCGGGCGGGCGGCCCCCACGCAGAGGTCCACGCCCTGCGCGAGGCCGGCGGACGTGCCCGTGGCGGCACCGCCTACGTGACCCTCGAACCCTGCAACCACACCGGCCGGACCGGCCCCTGCGCCCAGGCGCTCACCGAAGCCGGGGTCAGCCGAGTCGTCTACGCGGTCGGAGACCCGAACCCGCAGGCCACCGGGGGCGCCGACACCCTCCGCGCGGCCGGGATCGAGACCACGCAGGGGCTCCTCGCCGACGAGGCCGAGGCGGGCAACGCGGCCTGGCTCACCTCCGTACGCCTCGGCCGCCCGTATGTCCTGTGGAAGTACGCGGCCACCCTCGACGGCCGGATCGCCGCCGCCGACGCCACCAGCCGCTGGATCACCTCCCCCGAAGCCCGCGCGGACGTCCACCGGCTGCGTGCCGAGGCCGACGCCGTGATCGTCGGCTCCGGTACCGCACGTACCGACGACCCGCAGCTGGGCGTACGCGGGATCGAGGGCGCCCGCCAGCCGCTCAGGGTGGTCGTCGACACCGCCGCCACCGCCGTACGGCCCGGCGCCCGCGTCCTCGACGGCACGGCTCCCACCCTGATCGCGGTCGCCGAGGACGCCGGCACGGCCCACCTCCCCTCGGAGACCGTGCTCCGGCTGCCCCGCGCCGCCAACGGGCCCGGTCTCGACATCGGCGCCCTGCTCGACGCCCTGTACGCACGCGGCATCCGCTCCGTACTCCTCGAAGGCGGGCCGGTCCTGGCCGGTGCCTTCGTCGCCGCGGGATCGGTCGACAAGGTCGTCGGCTATCTCGCTCCGGTCCTCCTCGGCGCGGGCCCCGCGGCCCTCGCCGACGCCGGAATCTCCACCATCTCCCGGGCGTTGCGGCTCGAAGTGACCGAGACCGAACGCATCGGCCCCGATCTGCGCATCACCGCCGTCCCCGTCCCTGCTCGGAAGGGAAACTGA
- a CDS encoding riboflavin synthase: MFTGIVEELGEVTAVEKLDDASRFRLRGPVVTEGAKHGDSIAVNGVCLTVVDLGEHEFTADVMAETLNRSSLGALAAGSRVNLERPMALGGRLGGHIVQGHVDGTGRVIDREVSENWEIVRISLPAHLTRYVVEKGSITVDGVSLTVVEAGPDYFTISLIPTTLALTTLGHKQAGDPVNLEVDVIAKYVERLLGDRAVQEPEEPVK, from the coding sequence GTGTTCACCGGAATTGTCGAAGAACTGGGTGAGGTCACCGCAGTCGAGAAGCTCGACGACGCCTCCCGCTTCCGACTGCGTGGCCCCGTCGTCACCGAAGGCGCCAAACACGGCGACTCGATCGCCGTCAACGGCGTCTGCCTCACCGTCGTGGACCTCGGCGAGCACGAGTTCACGGCCGACGTGATGGCGGAGACCCTGAACCGCTCCAGCCTCGGCGCCCTGGCTGCCGGCTCCCGGGTGAACCTGGAGCGGCCCATGGCACTCGGCGGCAGGCTCGGCGGACACATCGTCCAGGGACACGTCGACGGCACCGGCCGCGTCATCGACCGCGAGGTCTCCGAGAACTGGGAGATCGTCAGGATCTCCCTGCCCGCGCACCTGACCCGGTACGTGGTCGAGAAGGGCTCGATCACGGTGGACGGCGTGAGCCTGACGGTCGTGGAGGCCGGACCCGACTACTTCACGATCAGCCTCATCCCCACCACCCTCGCCCTGACCACGCTCGGCCACAAGCAGGCCGGCGACCCGGTCAACCTCGAAGTGGACGTCATCGCCAAGTACGTCGAGCGCCTGCTCGGCGACCGCGCGGTCCAGGAGCCCGAGGAGCCGGTGAAGTGA
- a CDS encoding nicotinamide mononucleotide transporter family protein codes for MSALTWLNSEAFTAFGQHIIWSDLIGNTIGLIALTLGWLRSVWTWPAQLLSGLVLVAANVSVQQAGSVGKQVIVVAVAVWGWQQWTRGRQQAQDGSIAVRFATWRERGYLVGGAALGTLAVGGLFTAFPSLSWSPWADAYIFAGTLVAMLAQARGMVEFWFAWLLVDLVGVPLNFHSGLAFSGLIYVVYGALVLWGMRDWWLRTRTPALEGATA; via the coding sequence GTGAGCGCCCTGACCTGGCTGAACTCGGAGGCCTTCACCGCCTTCGGCCAGCACATCATCTGGTCCGACCTGATCGGCAACACGATCGGTCTGATCGCCCTCACCCTGGGCTGGCTCCGCTCCGTCTGGACCTGGCCCGCCCAGCTCCTCTCCGGTCTCGTGCTCGTCGCCGCCAACGTCTCCGTGCAGCAGGCGGGCAGCGTCGGGAAGCAGGTGATCGTCGTCGCCGTCGCCGTCTGGGGCTGGCAGCAGTGGACCCGTGGCAGGCAGCAGGCGCAGGACGGCTCGATCGCCGTCCGCTTCGCCACCTGGCGCGAACGCGGCTACCTCGTCGGCGGGGCCGCGCTCGGCACCCTGGCCGTCGGCGGCCTCTTCACCGCATTCCCCTCGCTCTCCTGGAGCCCGTGGGCCGACGCGTACATATTCGCCGGCACCCTCGTCGCGATGCTCGCCCAGGCCCGCGGGATGGTCGAGTTCTGGTTCGCCTGGCTGCTCGTCGACCTGGTCGGCGTACCGCTGAACTTCCACAGCGGTCTCGCCTTCTCCGGTCTCATCTACGTCGTCTACGGGGCCCTCGTCCTGTGGGGCATGCGCGACTGGTGGCTGCGTACGCGGACACCCGCTCTGGAAGGAGCCACGGCATGA
- a CDS encoding bifunctional 3,4-dihydroxy-2-butanone-4-phosphate synthase/GTP cyclohydrolase II → MTAQPTWLHPEHGGHIVDLSLDPVEQAIRDIAAGRPVVVVDDEDRENEGDLVIAAEKATPEIIAFMMSECRGLICAPMETDELERLELPQMVDHNTESMKTAFTVSVDASAAHGVTTGISAADRATTLRMLAAGEAGPADFVRPGHIFPLRARSGGVLVRDGHTEAAVDLARLAGLRPAGAIVEIAGEDGVMLRLPELVPFARKHGLTIISIEDLIAYRRSSEPTVRREAEVRLPTTFGEFTAYGYRSIIDGVEHVALVHGDIGDGDDVLVRVHSECLTGDIFQSQRCDCGPQLHASMERITQEGRGVVVYLRGHEGRGIGLLSKLRAYELQEKGVDTLDANLELGLPADARDYAAGARMLLDLGVRSVRLMTNNPEKTAALLRHGLAVTGREPMPVQAGEHNLRYLRTKRDRMGHDLPWLDAVPASTCGNQ, encoded by the coding sequence ATGACTGCCCAGCCCACCTGGCTGCACCCGGAACACGGCGGCCACATCGTCGACCTCTCGCTCGACCCCGTCGAGCAGGCCATCCGCGACATCGCCGCCGGACGCCCCGTCGTGGTCGTCGACGACGAGGACCGCGAGAACGAGGGCGACCTCGTCATCGCCGCCGAGAAGGCCACCCCCGAGATCATCGCCTTCATGATGAGCGAGTGCCGCGGTCTGATCTGCGCACCCATGGAGACCGACGAGCTGGAGCGGCTCGAACTCCCGCAGATGGTCGACCACAACACCGAGTCCATGAAGACGGCCTTCACCGTCTCGGTGGACGCCTCCGCCGCACACGGCGTGACCACCGGCATCTCCGCCGCGGACCGGGCCACCACGCTTCGGATGCTGGCGGCCGGCGAAGCGGGCCCCGCCGACTTCGTCCGCCCCGGCCACATCTTCCCGCTCCGCGCGCGCTCCGGCGGTGTGCTCGTCCGCGACGGCCACACCGAGGCCGCCGTCGACCTGGCGCGCCTCGCCGGGCTGCGGCCCGCGGGCGCCATCGTGGAGATCGCGGGCGAGGACGGCGTCATGCTGCGCCTGCCCGAGCTGGTCCCCTTCGCACGCAAGCACGGCCTCACGATCATCTCCATCGAGGACCTGATCGCCTACCGCCGCAGCTCCGAGCCGACCGTCCGCCGCGAGGCCGAGGTCCGGCTGCCGACCACGTTCGGCGAGTTCACCGCGTACGGCTACCGCTCGATCATCGACGGCGTCGAGCACGTGGCCCTCGTCCACGGCGACATCGGCGACGGCGACGACGTCCTGGTCCGGGTCCACTCCGAGTGCCTGACCGGCGACATCTTCCAGTCCCAGCGCTGCGACTGCGGCCCTCAGCTGCACGCCTCCATGGAGCGCATCACCCAGGAGGGCCGCGGCGTCGTCGTCTATCTGCGCGGCCACGAGGGCCGGGGCATCGGCCTGCTCTCCAAGCTGCGCGCGTACGAACTCCAGGAGAAGGGCGTCGACACCCTCGACGCCAACCTGGAACTCGGTCTGCCGGCCGACGCCCGGGACTACGCCGCGGGCGCCCGGATGCTCCTCGACCTCGGCGTCCGCAGCGTCCGGCTGATGACCAACAACCCCGAGAAGACAGCGGCGCTCCTGCGCCACGGTCTGGCGGTGACCGGCCGCGAGCCCATGCCCGTCCAGGCCGGCGAACACAATCTGCGGTACCTGCGCACCAAGCGCGACCGGATGGGGCACGACCTGCCCTGGCTCGACGCGGTCCCCGCGTCGACCTGCGGCAACCAGTAA
- the ribH gene encoding 6,7-dimethyl-8-ribityllumazine synthase, giving the protein MSGKGAPELSVRNCGDLRVAVIAAQWHEKVMDGLVDGALRALHDLGIDEPTLLRVPGSFELPVVAKVLAGRGYDAIVALGVIIRGGTPHFEYVSQGVTMGLTQVTVDTGVPVGFGVLTCDTEEQALDRAGLEGSNEDKGHEAVTAAVATAATLRTVSEPWR; this is encoded by the coding sequence ATGAGCGGCAAGGGCGCACCCGAACTGTCCGTACGCAACTGCGGCGACCTGCGGGTCGCGGTGATCGCGGCCCAGTGGCACGAGAAGGTCATGGACGGCCTCGTCGACGGCGCGCTGCGCGCCCTGCACGACCTCGGCATCGACGAGCCGACGCTGCTCCGCGTCCCCGGCAGCTTCGAGCTCCCGGTCGTCGCGAAGGTCCTCGCCGGACGCGGTTACGACGCGATCGTCGCCCTCGGAGTGATCATCCGCGGCGGCACACCCCATTTCGAGTACGTGTCCCAGGGCGTCACCATGGGCCTCACCCAGGTCACCGTGGACACCGGCGTCCCCGTCGGTTTCGGCGTCCTCACCTGTGACACCGAGGAGCAGGCGCTGGACCGGGCCGGCCTCGAAGGGTCCAACGAGGACAAGGGCCACGAAGCGGTCACCGCGGCCGTCGCGACCGCCGCGACGCTGCGCACCGTCAGCGAACCCTGGCGCTGA
- a CDS encoding phosphoribosyl-ATP diphosphatase: MVNKPPKSFEELFAELQLKAANGDPSTSRTAELVEKGVHAIGKKVVEEAAEVWMAAEYEGKEAAAEEISQLLYHVQVMMVARGISLDDVYAHL; encoded by the coding sequence ATGGTGAACAAACCCCCCAAGAGCTTCGAAGAGCTCTTCGCCGAGCTGCAGCTCAAGGCGGCCAACGGCGACCCCTCCACCTCCCGCACCGCCGAACTGGTGGAGAAGGGGGTGCATGCCATCGGCAAGAAGGTCGTCGAGGAGGCCGCCGAAGTCTGGATGGCCGCCGAGTACGAGGGCAAAGAGGCCGCGGCCGAGGAGATCTCGCAGCTGCTGTACCACGTCCAGGTGATGATGGTCGCCCGCGGAATCTCCCTGGACGACGTCTACGCCCACCTCTGA
- the hisG gene encoding ATP phosphoribosyltransferase, translating into MLRIAIPNKGALSGPAMAMLHEAGYQQRKESKELVLVDPENEVEFFYLRPRDIAIYVSSGRLDIGITGRDLLLDSGADAEEILQLGFARSTFRYATKPGTAQGPEDFDGMTIATSYEGIVAKHLAELGVNASVVHLDGAVETAVELGVAQVIADVVETGTSLRNAGLEVIGEPIMKSEAVVIRRTGAPDDDPKVQQFLRRLQGVLVARSYVMMDYDCRVEHLERAVALTPGLESPTISPLHHEGWVAVRSMVAAKEAQRIMDDLYELGARAILTTAIHACRL; encoded by the coding sequence ATGCTGCGCATCGCCATCCCCAACAAGGGTGCACTTTCCGGGCCTGCGATGGCGATGCTCCATGAGGCCGGCTACCAGCAGCGCAAGGAGTCGAAGGAACTCGTCCTTGTCGACCCGGAGAACGAGGTCGAGTTCTTCTACCTGCGACCGCGCGACATCGCGATCTACGTCAGCTCCGGCCGCCTCGACATCGGCATCACCGGCCGGGACCTGCTCCTGGACTCCGGCGCCGACGCCGAGGAGATCCTCCAACTCGGCTTCGCCCGCTCCACGTTCCGCTACGCCACGAAGCCCGGCACGGCCCAGGGCCCAGAGGACTTCGACGGCATGACGATCGCCACGTCCTACGAGGGCATCGTCGCCAAGCACCTCGCCGAGCTCGGTGTGAACGCGTCCGTCGTCCACCTCGACGGTGCGGTCGAGACCGCCGTCGAGCTGGGCGTCGCCCAGGTCATCGCGGACGTCGTGGAGACGGGCACCAGCCTGCGCAACGCCGGACTCGAAGTCATCGGCGAGCCGATCATGAAGTCGGAAGCCGTCGTCATCCGCCGCACCGGTGCCCCCGACGACGACCCCAAGGTGCAGCAGTTCCTCCGCCGTCTCCAGGGCGTCCTGGTCGCCCGCAGCTACGTGATGATGGACTACGACTGCCGCGTCGAGCACCTGGAGCGCGCCGTGGCCCTCACCCCGGGCCTGGAGTCGCCGACCATCTCCCCGCTGCACCACGAGGGCTGGGTCGCCGTCCGTTCCATGGTCGCGGCCAAGGAGGCCCAGCGGATCATGGACGACCTGTACGAGCTGGGTGCCCGCGCCATCCTCACCACGGCCATCCACGCCTGCCGCCTCTGA
- a CDS encoding PH domain-containing protein — protein sequence MTASASGPQTPTLPVTFRPTRTRVVLLSVGLAMFVVITVVALALEKLSPAERTSFVFVALLFFGVLALLSRPKVVADETGVTVVNLTRTRRLAWAEILRVNLRAGDPWVFLDLSDGTSLPALGIQPGIAKEQAIRDARTLRALAESRGTGADAGTENG from the coding sequence ATGACCGCCTCCGCGTCCGGGCCGCAAACGCCCACCCTTCCGGTCACCTTCCGGCCCACCCGCACCCGGGTGGTCCTGCTGAGTGTCGGCCTGGCGATGTTCGTCGTCATCACCGTCGTCGCCCTGGCGCTGGAGAAGCTGAGCCCGGCGGAGCGGACCAGCTTCGTCTTCGTGGCCCTGCTCTTCTTCGGCGTCCTCGCCCTGCTCAGCAGGCCCAAGGTCGTCGCCGACGAGACCGGGGTCACGGTCGTCAATCTCACCCGTACCCGCAGGCTGGCCTGGGCGGAGATCCTCCGCGTCAACCTGCGGGCCGGTGACCCCTGGGTCTTCCTCGACCTCAGCGACGGCACCAGCCTGCCCGCCCTCGGTATCCAGCCCGGAATCGCCAAGGAACAGGCCATCCGCGACGCCCGTACGCTCCGCGCACTCGCCGAGTCCCGTGGCACCGGAGCGGACGCCGGTACGGAGAACGGCTGA
- a CDS encoding hemolysin family protein: MTTPLLLLAAAFLLILANGFFVAAEFGLVTVDRPDAERAAAEGDRRARTVVAALRELSFQLSGTQLGITITSLVVGMLAEPALAQLLAGPLTATGLPAGAVPGVGVVIGMLLAAAVQMVIGELVPKNWAISRPLQVARFVAGPQHRFATVFRPVITALNTVANRLVRLLGVEPTDELASARTPGELVSLAQHSAEAGALEQDTADLFVRILSLAGLTAQHVMTPRVKVSALQSSATAADVLNLTRATGLSRFPVYRERIDEVVGMVHLKDALAVPAGDRLRTPAGRIAVPPLMVPETLPVEQLLHRLRNEQPIAVVVDEYGGTAGVVTLEDIIEELVGEVRDEHDAIGADRPEFVPAVAEDGRPAWDVDGSCRVLILRRIGLDVPDGPYETVAGLIAGLLGRIPAPGDRAELPGWRISVRQVGHYRAEQVRFVRLTGAPEPAPEAFAPSRLEAVR; encoded by the coding sequence ATGACCACCCCCCTGCTGCTGCTCGCTGCGGCATTCCTCCTCATCCTCGCCAACGGATTCTTCGTGGCAGCCGAATTCGGGCTCGTCACTGTGGACCGGCCCGACGCCGAACGCGCCGCCGCCGAAGGCGACCGGCGGGCCCGTACCGTCGTCGCCGCCCTGCGCGAACTCTCCTTCCAGCTCTCCGGCACCCAGCTGGGTATCACCATCACCTCGCTGGTCGTCGGCATGCTCGCCGAACCCGCGCTCGCCCAGCTGCTCGCCGGACCGCTCACCGCCACCGGACTGCCCGCAGGGGCCGTCCCCGGGGTGGGTGTCGTGATCGGCATGCTGCTGGCAGCCGCCGTGCAGATGGTGATCGGCGAACTCGTCCCGAAGAACTGGGCCATCTCACGGCCGCTCCAGGTCGCCCGGTTCGTCGCCGGCCCCCAGCACCGCTTCGCCACGGTCTTCCGCCCGGTGATCACCGCGCTGAACACCGTCGCCAACCGGCTGGTCCGGCTGCTGGGCGTCGAACCCACCGACGAACTGGCCTCCGCCCGCACGCCGGGCGAACTGGTCTCGCTGGCCCAGCACTCCGCCGAAGCCGGCGCCCTGGAACAGGACACCGCCGACCTCTTCGTACGCATCCTCTCGCTCGCCGGACTCACGGCGCAGCACGTCATGACCCCACGCGTGAAGGTCAGCGCGCTCCAGTCCTCGGCGACCGCCGCGGACGTCCTCAACCTCACCCGCGCCACCGGCCTCTCCCGCTTCCCGGTCTACCGGGAACGGATCGACGAGGTCGTCGGCATGGTCCACCTCAAGGACGCCCTCGCGGTCCCCGCCGGGGACCGCCTGCGCACCCCCGCCGGCCGGATCGCCGTGCCGCCGCTCATGGTCCCCGAGACACTTCCCGTGGAGCAGCTGCTGCACCGGCTGCGCAACGAGCAGCCGATCGCCGTGGTGGTCGACGAGTACGGCGGGACCGCCGGTGTCGTCACCCTCGAAGACATCATCGAGGAACTCGTCGGCGAGGTCAGGGACGAGCACGACGCCATCGGCGCCGACCGGCCCGAGTTCGTACCCGCCGTGGCCGAGGACGGACGCCCCGCCTGGGACGTCGACGGCAGCTGCCGGGTCCTCATCCTGCGCCGGATCGGCCTGGACGTGCCCGACGGGCCGTACGAGACCGTGGCCGGCCTGATCGCCGGCCTGCTGGGGCGCATCCCTGCCCCCGGTGACCGGGCCGAGCTCCCCGGATGGCGGATCTCCGTCCGCCAGGTCGGCCACTACCGGGCCGAACAGGTCCGCTTCGTGCGTCTCACCGGGGCACCGGAACCGGCCCCCGAAGCGTTCGCCCCGAGCCGGCTGGAGGCCGTGCGATGA
- a CDS encoding hemolysin family protein translates to MSLVLLMFAGLLVLANGFFVGAEFALVSVRRSQVAPLAASGSSRAKQVLYGLENLPQMMAAAQFGITLCSLTLGAVAEPTVAHLLEPVFHATHVPEGLIHPLGYALALALVVFLHLVIGEMVPKNLAMAAPEKTALWLSPGLVGFARLCRPVTAALGVCARLVLRLFKVEPKDEVEAVFTSEQLNRLVEDSGQAGLLEPDAQERLEDALEMGSRPVTDVLLDRASLVTVDPSVTPRRLEELTVRTGYSRFPVRAEGGGPFMGYLHVKDVLDLEDDERAVPQQIWRPMATVRAELPLDDALTVMRRAATHLAQVADASGRVLGLVAMEDVLEMLVGEVRDPAHRISVPRRTVDVPKGPREQKEPKAMAGRR, encoded by the coding sequence ATGAGTCTCGTCCTGTTGATGTTCGCCGGGCTGCTCGTGCTCGCGAACGGTTTCTTCGTCGGCGCCGAGTTCGCACTCGTCTCCGTACGCCGCAGCCAGGTCGCACCGCTCGCGGCGAGCGGATCGAGCCGGGCCAAGCAGGTCCTGTACGGACTGGAGAACCTGCCGCAGATGATGGCGGCCGCCCAGTTCGGCATCACCCTCTGCTCCCTCACCCTCGGAGCCGTCGCCGAACCCACCGTCGCCCATCTCCTGGAGCCGGTCTTCCACGCCACGCACGTCCCCGAAGGGCTCATCCACCCCCTCGGATACGCCCTGGCCCTGGCCCTCGTCGTCTTCCTCCATCTCGTCATCGGCGAGATGGTCCCGAAGAACCTGGCGATGGCGGCCCCCGAGAAGACGGCGCTGTGGCTCAGCCCCGGCCTCGTCGGGTTCGCGCGCCTGTGCCGTCCGGTCACGGCCGCCCTGGGCGTCTGCGCCCGGCTCGTCCTGCGGCTCTTCAAGGTCGAGCCCAAGGACGAGGTCGAGGCCGTCTTCACAAGCGAGCAGCTCAACCGGCTCGTCGAGGACTCCGGCCAGGCCGGCCTGCTGGAACCGGACGCGCAGGAGCGGCTGGAGGACGCGCTGGAGATGGGCAGCCGGCCCGTCACCGACGTACTGCTCGACAGGGCGTCGCTGGTGACGGTCGACCCCTCGGTGACCCCGCGCCGCCTGGAGGAACTGACCGTCCGCACCGGCTACTCGCGCTTCCCGGTCCGCGCGGAGGGCGGCGGCCCGTTCATGGGCTACCTCCATGTCAAGGACGTGCTGGACCTGGAGGACGACGAGCGGGCCGTCCCGCAGCAGATCTGGCGCCCGATGGCGACGGTGCGCGCGGAACTCCCGCTCGACGACGCCCTGACGGTGATGCGCCGGGCCGCGACCCACCTGGCCCAGGTCGCCGACGCGTCGGGCCGGGTACTGGGCCTGGTCGCCATGGAGGACGTCCTGGAGATGCTGGTCGGCGAGGTACGGGACCCGGCCCACCGCATCTCGGTGCCACGCCGCACGGTGGACGTCCCGAAGGGCCCGCGGGAGCAGAAGGAGCCCAAGGCCATGGCCGGCCGCCGCTGA